From one Dyella sp. 2HG41-7 genomic stretch:
- a CDS encoding glycosyltransferase family 9 protein has product MNATATDSRAGAIPRQGVYRILVCRPNHRLGNMLLMTPLIAELERLYKGAEIDIVAEGPLAADVFATYFSVKNVYCLPRRGFKHPVSFLSLISRIRKTNYDLIIDPCIGSGFSRTLARIFRGTYKLGFGEPGKAPNLTHVVPEAMAPNHMAKRPVALARWFSPSAQSESLGFPAMDIRLTEGERANGKAVLRELLSELPPRRATGTIGIFADATGRKRYPTEWWNDFIATLQELSPRSDLVEIVPAHGRSMLGSRLPSYYSSSIRRMGAVMAAVDLMISADCGVMHLAAASRVPTVGMFQVTDAKVYGPYGSRSSALITSDISPQDAARRVVQAFPDLFGVQASEETSAEPQHAHP; this is encoded by the coding sequence TTGAACGCTACCGCTACCGACTCGCGCGCCGGCGCCATTCCCAGGCAAGGTGTCTATCGCATCCTCGTTTGCCGGCCGAATCATCGGCTGGGCAACATGCTGCTGATGACGCCGCTGATCGCCGAACTGGAGCGTTTGTATAAAGGCGCGGAGATCGACATCGTGGCGGAAGGTCCGCTGGCCGCGGATGTGTTCGCCACCTATTTCAGCGTCAAAAACGTGTATTGCCTGCCGCGGCGCGGGTTCAAGCATCCGGTAAGTTTCCTCTCGCTGATTTCTCGGATTCGCAAGACGAACTACGACCTGATCATTGACCCGTGCATCGGCTCCGGTTTCAGTCGCACGCTTGCGCGCATTTTCCGCGGCACGTACAAGCTCGGTTTCGGCGAGCCCGGCAAGGCGCCGAATCTGACCCACGTGGTGCCGGAGGCGATGGCGCCCAACCATATGGCCAAGCGCCCCGTGGCGCTGGCGCGTTGGTTTTCGCCGTCGGCGCAGAGCGAATCGCTGGGTTTCCCGGCGATGGATATCCGCCTTACCGAAGGCGAGCGCGCGAACGGCAAGGCGGTGCTGCGCGAGCTGCTGTCGGAGCTTCCGCCGCGTCGCGCCACCGGCACCATCGGCATCTTTGCCGACGCCACCGGCCGCAAGCGTTATCCCACCGAATGGTGGAACGATTTCATCGCGACCTTGCAAGAGTTGTCGCCCCGCAGCGACCTCGTCGAGATCGTCCCGGCGCATGGCCGCTCGATGCTCGGTTCGCGCTTGCCCAGTTATTACTCCAGCAGCATCCGGCGCATGGGCGCGGTGATGGCGGCGGTGGATCTGATGATCAGCGCCGACTGCGGCGTGATGCATCTAGCGGCCGCATCGCGCGTGCCGACGGTGGGCATGTTCCAGGTGACCGACGCCAAGGTCTACGGCCCGTACGGCAGCCGCAGCAGCGCGTTGATCACCAGCGATATCTCGCCCCAAGACGCAGCGCGTCGTGTCGTGCAGGCGTTTCCCGATCTGTTCGGGGTGCAGGCCTCCGAGGAGACGTCGGCGGAGCCGCAGCACGCGCACCCTTAG